The following DNA comes from Azotosporobacter soli.
GAGCGCCGCTCGCATTCCATGCGATCTTTGGCGTTATCTATGCACTGAAAGCTCGCAACAATCCTACTAGCTATGGTTATTGGAACAACTGGATGTTTTGGCTGCAACGCATGACTGCGTACATTGCATTCGCATTCATTCTGTACCATGTATGGACCCTGCGTATTGTGGGCAAAGCAATGGGACATCAGCTGATCGGCTACAATTTCATGCATAATATATTGGCAGACCCAATTGTTTATGCAGTCTACTGTCTCGGTTTGTTGGCTTCCATTTTCCATTTCACCAATGGTCTGTGGGCGGTTGCCATCACCTGGGGTATTACGGTTGGACCTCGTGCACAACGTCTCGTAAGCGTCGGCACCATGGCTCTTTTCGTACTCATTTCCAGCGTCGGTCTCACTGCGTTGAGCCATTTCGTGAAATAATTAAGCAATAAGGGAGAGAACCTACGTGAAAAAGAAGATTATTGTAGTTGGCGGCGGCTTGTCCGGCCTGATGGCTACCATGAAAATCTGCGAAGCTGGCGGCGAAGTAGAATTGTTTTCACTCTGTCCGGTGAAGCGTTCTCACTCCGTATGTGCCCAAGGCGGCATTAATGCGGCTATGAATACCAAAGGCCAAAATGACTCTACAGCGGAACATTTCGACGACAGCGTCTATGGTGGTGACTTCCTCGCCGACCAAACCGCTGTTAAAGGCATGGTCGAATCGGCGCCGAAACTGATTGAAATGTTTGATCGCATGGGCGTTACGTTTACCCGTACGGCAGAAGGTCTGTTGGATCTGCGTAACTTCGGCGGTCAAAAAAATAAGCGTACCTGTTTCTCTGGTGCAACGACTGGTCAACAGCTGCTGTACGCGCTCGACGAGCAAGTTCGTCGTTATGAAACAAAAGGCTCGGTCAAAAAATTCGAAGGCTGGGAATTTTTGAAGATCATCAAGAATTCCGCCGGCGAATGCCGCGGCATGTTGGCGCAGAATATGGCGACGATGGAAATCGAAGCGTTTGCTGCTGATGCGGTTATCCTCGCAACGGGCGGCCTGGGTCTGGTCTTCGGTAAAAGCACGAACTCGACAATTTGCACCGGTGCTGCTGCAGCTGCCGTTTACCAACAGGGCTGCGCACTCGGCAACAGCGAATTCATCCAAATTCATCCGACCGCTATTCCTGGCGACGACAAACATCGCCTGATGTCTGAGTCGGCACGCGGTGAAGGCGGCCGGGTTTGGACGTATAAAGACGGTCAACCGTGGTACTTCCTGGAAGAAAAATATCCGGCATACGGCAACTTGGTGCCGCGCGATATCGCGACCCGTGAAATCTTCCATGTCTGCGTAGACTTGAAATTGGGCGTCAATGGCGAAAACCAAGTGTATCTTGACCTGTCGCACATTGACAGCGACTATCTGAACCGTAAATTGGGCGGCATTCTGGAAATTTACGAAGAGTTCGTCGGCGACGATCCTCGCAAAGTTCCGATGCGCATCTTCCCGGGCGTTCATTATTCGATGGGCGGCATTTACGTAGATCGTCATCATCGCACCAACATTCCGGGCCTGTTCGCGTCCGGCGAGTGCGATCACCAGTACCATGGCGCAAACCGTTTGGGTGCGAACTCGTTGCTGTCGGCAGCTTACTCCGGTACGGTTTCCGGTCCGAGCGCGATGAAATGGGTATCTTCCGAACAAGAAGGTCCTGCATTGACGGAAGCGGAACTGAAAGCGGCGAAGGAAGCGGAAGTTGCTGCCTTTGACAAGCTGATGAGCATGAACGGCAGTGAAAATGCATACCAACTGCACAAAGAGCTGGGCGACGTGATGTTGGAAAACGTAACGATCGTTCGCGTAAACGAAAAATTGCAAAAAACCGACGAAAAGCTGCAAGAACTGCTGAAACGTTGGGATAATATCGGTCTTTGCGATACGGGCCGCTGGGCTAATCAGGAAGCTATGTTTGTGCGTCAACTGCGCGGCATGATCCTCTTAGCGCGTGCGATCACGCTGGCCGCCTTGAATCGTAATGAAAGCCGCGGCGCGCATTACAAGCCGGAGTTCCCGGATCGTAATGACGCAGACTGGCTGAAGACTACCGTCGCGAAGTTCAATCCTGCAACTATGGCGCCTGATCTAACATATGACGAAGTGGACATTTCTCATATCAAACCGCGTCCGCGTCGCTATGACGTTGTCAAGGAGGTTAAGAAATAAATTATGAGCAATCAAAAAACAGTTCATTTTATTATTGAACGCCAAGATTCTCCGACGAGCGCTCCTTACACGGAAGAATTTGTTCTGCCTTACCGTCCTGCGATGAATGTTGTTTCTTCGCTGATGGAAATTCAAAAGAATCCGGTAACCAAAGACGGCAAGAAAACCACTTCCGTCGTTTGGGAATGCAACTGCCTCGAAAAAGTCTGCGGCGCTTGCATGATGGTCATCAACGGTAAGGCGCAACAAGCTTGCGCGGCGCTGATTGATCATTTGCAACAGCCGATCAAACTGCAGCCGGCCAGAACGTTCCCGGTCGTGCGCGATTTGATGATCGATCGCGGCGTGATGTTTGAAAGCTTAAAAAAGGTTAA
Coding sequences within:
- a CDS encoding succinate dehydrogenase, translating into MRNMDFWIRRIHSLLGLVAVGGFLLEHIYTVSTVMAGPAVFDKNVAALAAMPFLVPIEIIFIGAPLAFHAIFGVIYALKARNNPTSYGYWNNWMFWLQRMTAYIAFAFILYHVWTLRIVGKAMGHQLIGYNFMHNILADPIVYAVYCLGLLASIFHFTNGLWAVAITWGITVGPRAQRLVSVGTMALFVLISSVGLTALSHFVK
- the sdhA gene encoding succinate dehydrogenase flavoprotein subunit, producing MKKKIIVVGGGLSGLMATMKICEAGGEVELFSLCPVKRSHSVCAQGGINAAMNTKGQNDSTAEHFDDSVYGGDFLADQTAVKGMVESAPKLIEMFDRMGVTFTRTAEGLLDLRNFGGQKNKRTCFSGATTGQQLLYALDEQVRRYETKGSVKKFEGWEFLKIIKNSAGECRGMLAQNMATMEIEAFAADAVILATGGLGLVFGKSTNSTICTGAAAAAVYQQGCALGNSEFIQIHPTAIPGDDKHRLMSESARGEGGRVWTYKDGQPWYFLEEKYPAYGNLVPRDIATREIFHVCVDLKLGVNGENQVYLDLSHIDSDYLNRKLGGILEIYEEFVGDDPRKVPMRIFPGVHYSMGGIYVDRHHRTNIPGLFASGECDHQYHGANRLGANSLLSAAYSGTVSGPSAMKWVSSEQEGPALTEAELKAAKEAEVAAFDKLMSMNGSENAYQLHKELGDVMLENVTIVRVNEKLQKTDEKLQELLKRWDNIGLCDTGRWANQEAMFVRQLRGMILLARAITLAALNRNESRGAHYKPEFPDRNDADWLKTTVAKFNPATMAPDLTYDEVDISHIKPRPRRYDVVKEVKK